A single window of Streptomyces sp. NBC_00464 DNA harbors:
- a CDS encoding GDSL-type esterase/lipase family protein, translated as MRFMCVGDSMTIGRAGDFTWRYRMWQHLEAAFDGPYALVGPRTELYDTDTGTPVSTAYAAPGFPAEARRHLAGWGEGWLHMAPVIADTVAEHRADVLLVSLGLIDLGFYTDSEQTALNARTFLTAARTANPHIRCVLLPVIPNIRAESDAPFAAECARFNELLAKTVADLDTATSPLLLASHPPGYDIHTDTYDGTHPGPSGEHRLAAAYADAMHQAWGVGGAYRAAQAPLIPSPSASPVRASAPPAVRTG; from the coding sequence ATGCGTTTCATGTGCGTCGGCGATTCCATGACCATCGGACGCGCCGGTGACTTCACATGGCGCTACCGCATGTGGCAGCACCTCGAAGCGGCCTTCGACGGCCCGTACGCCCTAGTCGGCCCGCGCACCGAGCTGTACGACACCGACACGGGGACACCCGTCTCGACCGCGTACGCCGCCCCCGGCTTCCCCGCCGAGGCCCGCCGCCACCTGGCCGGCTGGGGCGAGGGCTGGCTCCACATGGCCCCGGTGATCGCGGACACGGTCGCCGAGCACCGGGCGGACGTCCTGCTCGTCTCCCTCGGCCTGATAGACCTCGGCTTCTACACGGACAGCGAGCAGACCGCGCTGAACGCCCGCACCTTCCTCACCGCCGCCCGCACGGCGAACCCGCACATCAGATGCGTGCTGCTCCCCGTCATACCGAACATCCGGGCGGAGTCCGACGCCCCCTTCGCCGCCGAGTGCGCCCGCTTCAACGAGCTCCTCGCCAAGACGGTCGCCGACCTCGACACCGCGACGTCCCCGCTCCTCCTGGCCTCGCACCCGCCGGGCTACGACATCCACACGGACACGTACGACGGCACCCACCCGGGCCCGTCCGGCGAACACCGCCTCGCGGCGGCCTACGCCGACGCGATGCACCAGGCGTGGGGGGTGGGCGGGGCGTATCGCGCCGCGCAGGCCCCCCTCATCCCTTCCCCGTCGGCTTCGCCCGTACGTGCATCCGCTCCCCCTGCGGTCCGAACAGGCTGA
- a CDS encoding helix-turn-helix domain-containing protein: MGDDELSSVLTGVGPRLRALRTERGTTLAQLSETTGISLSTLSRLESGGRKPTLELLLPLAKAYGVQLDELVGAPETGDPRVTFRPFKRHGMTFVPLTRHLSGVNAYKQVMPGATGMEGPVEQRVHEGYEWLYVLSGRLRLVLGDHDLVLTAGEVAEFDTHTPHWWGAAGPEPVEFLSLFGPQGERMHVRAKPTGKG, encoded by the coding sequence ATGGGGGACGACGAACTGTCGTCCGTCCTGACGGGGGTCGGGCCTCGGCTGCGCGCGCTGCGGACCGAGCGGGGGACGACGCTGGCGCAGCTGAGCGAGACGACGGGGATCTCGCTGAGCACGCTGTCCCGGCTGGAGTCGGGTGGCCGCAAGCCGACTCTGGAGCTGCTGCTTCCGCTGGCGAAGGCGTACGGGGTGCAGCTGGACGAGCTGGTGGGCGCCCCGGAGACCGGGGACCCGCGCGTCACCTTCCGGCCCTTCAAGCGCCACGGCATGACGTTCGTGCCGCTGACCCGGCACCTCAGCGGGGTGAACGCGTACAAGCAGGTCATGCCCGGTGCGACGGGCATGGAGGGGCCGGTGGAGCAGCGGGTGCACGAGGGCTACGAGTGGCTGTACGTGCTCTCGGGGCGGCTGCGGCTCGTGCTCGGGGATCACGACCTGGTGCTGACGGCGGGGGAGGTGGCCGAGTTCGACACGCACACCCCGCACTGGTGGGGCGCCGCCGGGCCGGAGCCGGTGGAGTTCCTCAGCCTGTTCGGACCGCAGGGGGAGCGGATGCACGTACGGGCGAAGCCGACGGGGAAGGGATGA
- a CDS encoding TetR/AcrR family transcriptional regulator: MTDAVMELWSGSRAARDPVWVRAQLMTAGRTLFAVYGYARTSVEDLCASAQVEVPHFHREFESREALLVDLYDEVATRGMRASEVELSAEGMETCPTEERVRRLFDAYVKAVTRDPREARVAFVEVLGVSREMDEHLTRWRSVWVEFLTQEAERARGRGHCVDGNLAVVVKVLTRSVDELLAHHGRRPRQVPPAWLTSEFTRLSMAMIGPVGGSSAASG, translated from the coding sequence ATGACGGATGCCGTGATGGAACTGTGGAGCGGATCGCGGGCGGCGCGGGACCCTGTGTGGGTGCGGGCGCAACTCATGACGGCCGGGCGGACCTTGTTCGCCGTGTACGGCTATGCCCGTACCTCCGTGGAGGATCTGTGCGCCTCGGCGCAGGTGGAAGTGCCTCACTTCCACCGTGAGTTCGAGTCGCGCGAGGCCCTGCTCGTCGATCTGTACGACGAGGTGGCGACGCGGGGCATGCGGGCGTCCGAGGTGGAGTTGTCCGCCGAGGGGATGGAGACCTGTCCGACCGAGGAACGGGTCCGCAGGCTCTTCGACGCTTATGTGAAGGCCGTCACGCGGGACCCGCGGGAGGCGAGGGTGGCGTTCGTCGAGGTGCTCGGGGTGAGCCGGGAGATGGACGAGCACCTCACGAGGTGGCGGTCGGTGTGGGTGGAGTTCCTGACCCAGGAGGCCGAGCGCGCGCGGGGGCGCGGCCACTGTGTCGACGGCAACCTCGCCGTGGTGGTGAAGGTGCTGACCCGTTCCGTCGACGAGCTCCTCGCGCACCATGGCCGCCGCCCGCGCCAGGTGCCGCCCGCCTGGCTGACCAGCGAGTTCACCCGACTGTCCATGGCCATGATCGGGCCGGTGGGCGGGTCTTCGGCCGCCTCCGGTTGA
- a CDS encoding helix-turn-helix domain-containing protein, whose translation MHTSNNGGGNAEMFGELLRFFRLRAGLSQEALGLKIGFSKSQVAMVERGARPPKGDFVARADDVLGAQGALMAAARKLDTTHLASWFAEFAEEEAKAAALHTYETHVMPGLLQTEAYAHAVFASRHPAYDDEDIAGKVAARLGRQSLLVRKPLPDITFVVELITLSRPIGGQAVQREQLQHVLEVAQLRHVQIQVMPPERVSHAGLDGPFVLLETEQRRQLAYIEGQGGSFFVDKQPDLANLFGKYGTLRAQALSPEESLELIEQVAQKI comes from the coding sequence GTGCACACCAGTAATAACGGGGGCGGCAACGCCGAGATGTTCGGGGAGTTGCTGCGCTTCTTCCGCCTGCGCGCCGGCCTTTCTCAGGAGGCATTGGGGTTGAAGATCGGATTCTCCAAGTCGCAGGTGGCGATGGTGGAGCGAGGGGCCCGGCCGCCGAAGGGGGATTTCGTCGCGCGCGCGGACGACGTTCTTGGTGCACAAGGTGCACTTATGGCAGCTGCGCGGAAGCTGGACACCACCCACCTGGCCTCCTGGTTTGCAGAGTTCGCCGAGGAGGAAGCGAAGGCTGCGGCCCTCCACACGTACGAGACCCATGTGATGCCGGGGCTACTCCAGACGGAGGCGTACGCACACGCGGTCTTCGCGAGCCGCCACCCCGCGTACGACGACGAGGACATCGCAGGGAAGGTAGCCGCCCGGCTGGGCAGGCAGAGCCTTCTGGTCAGGAAGCCGCTGCCGGACATCACCTTCGTCGTGGAACTAATCACCCTCAGCCGCCCAATCGGTGGGCAGGCCGTGCAGAGGGAGCAGTTGCAACACGTACTCGAAGTCGCGCAGCTACGACACGTACAGATCCAGGTGATGCCACCGGAACGAGTGAGCCATGCCGGACTGGACGGCCCCTTCGTCCTGCTGGAGACAGAGCAGCGGCGCCAACTCGCTTACATCGAAGGTCAGGGCGGCAGCTTCTTCGTCGACAAACAACCTGACCTGGCCAACCTGTTCGGCAAGTATGGGACTCTGCGAGCGCAGGCTCTCAGCCCGGAAGAGTCGCTGGAACTGATCGAACAGGTGGCACAGAAAATATGA
- a CDS encoding DUF397 domain-containing protein, translating into MSTGLRWSKSTYSGNDSGNCIEVAVTWTKSSHSGSEGGNCVQVATCPHAIHVRDSKDLTVPALTLSPAAWAAFLKHTVV; encoded by the coding sequence ATGAGCACCGGTCTCCGCTGGTCCAAGAGCACTTACAGCGGCAACGACAGTGGCAACTGCATCGAGGTTGCCGTGACGTGGACCAAATCCAGCCACAGCGGTAGCGAGGGCGGCAACTGCGTACAGGTGGCCACCTGCCCCCACGCCATCCACGTCCGCGACTCCAAGGACCTCACCGTCCCCGCGCTCACCCTCTCCCCCGCCGCCTGGGCGGCCTTCCTCAAGCACACGGTGGTATAG
- a CDS encoding DUF6357 family protein, with protein MRDVVFTRRSGWIPNVVREDGELKLMLGAGADANHDPRTFTFSIGEAHLAVIREDLARHLLLWSAVLPLCDAAGTRGPLDEDAAVALLDPILLAAPADVDATFRRIQWAKGPLISHGADIKLLERGQVCAAMRSATETSDAKRTQTYDADRRRAERGQVLGPLDTALLMYTGQYLHGATIPKRLPDAVDPALLPEVMRVIATAEQACAGMRIGRDPRRGKRGTDKRDWKRMEATVDAAVRRAHPELVDDAVRTVSFLMCSEAVDRTRSTPMDDDEETAGDSATSGESARKTSLLFTDDKDGEKRWLRSHPRTATAEFWEFVADRYGSGNQVFTIEDEEVGEGLQFHFYADSLARITTARKGENGADPEYRVEYSLVDGMSGYRKVLGAFVRGGCAALDEHGSWMSDAADLERARRRRDAAAE; from the coding sequence ATGAGAGACGTCGTTTTCACCCGCCGGAGCGGCTGGATACCGAACGTGGTCCGCGAGGACGGCGAGCTGAAGCTGATGCTCGGCGCCGGGGCCGACGCCAACCACGACCCCCGCACGTTCACGTTCTCGATCGGGGAAGCCCATCTTGCGGTGATCCGGGAGGACCTGGCCCGCCACCTGCTGCTGTGGAGCGCGGTCCTTCCGCTGTGCGACGCGGCCGGAACCCGGGGCCCGCTCGACGAGGACGCCGCCGTCGCGCTCCTGGACCCGATCCTCCTTGCCGCGCCGGCGGACGTCGACGCGACCTTCCGACGGATCCAGTGGGCCAAGGGCCCGCTCATCTCCCACGGAGCCGACATCAAACTGCTGGAGCGCGGCCAGGTCTGCGCGGCGATGCGATCGGCGACGGAGACGTCGGACGCGAAGCGAACGCAGACGTACGACGCGGACCGCCGTCGCGCCGAGCGCGGGCAGGTACTCGGTCCGCTCGACACCGCGCTTCTGATGTACACGGGCCAGTACCTGCACGGCGCGACGATTCCGAAGCGGCTGCCCGATGCCGTCGACCCCGCGCTGCTGCCCGAGGTCATGCGGGTGATCGCCACCGCGGAGCAGGCGTGCGCCGGCATGCGGATCGGCCGCGACCCGCGACGGGGAAAGCGCGGCACGGACAAACGCGACTGGAAGCGGATGGAGGCGACGGTCGACGCGGCCGTGCGCCGGGCGCACCCCGAGCTCGTCGACGACGCGGTACGGACGGTGAGCTTCCTGATGTGCTCGGAGGCCGTCGACCGCACCAGGAGCACGCCCATGGACGATGACGAGGAGACGGCCGGCGACAGCGCCACGTCCGGCGAGAGCGCGAGGAAGACGAGCCTGTTGTTCACCGACGACAAGGACGGCGAGAAGAGGTGGCTCCGGAGCCACCCCCGCACCGCCACCGCGGAGTTCTGGGAGTTCGTCGCCGACCGCTACGGCTCGGGAAACCAGGTGTTCACCATCGAGGACGAGGAGGTGGGCGAGGGGCTCCAGTTCCATTTCTACGCGGACTCGCTCGCCCGGATCACGACAGCGCGCAAGGGCGAGAACGGGGCGGATCCGGAGTACCGGGTCGAGTACAGCCTGGTCGACGGGATGAGCGGATACCGGAAGGTGCTGGGCGCCTTCGTCCGGGGCGGCTGCGCCGCGCTCGACGAGCACGGCTCCTGGATGTCGGACGCCGCCGATCTCGAACGCGCGCGCCGACGACGCGACGCCGCCGCCGAGTAG
- a CDS encoding alpha/beta hydrolase has product MQFTSEQRFDDGVLEREFTLGEIPGILWTPASASASAPVPLILLGHPPLGLRRMHPRLLGRARQAAADGFAAATIELPGSGDRPRMPAVEQARADMRRAMEAGEPVSDEIVDALVLPLVDAAVPEWQAALDALLAMPEIDGPVGYSGGVMSIGVRLTVVEPRIVAACLFAGSFVPRAMFEEARRITVPLHVLLQWDDEGNDRQTALDLFDAFGSEEKTLNANMGGHTGVPQFAGDAAGQFFARHLR; this is encoded by the coding sequence ATGCAGTTCACCTCTGAACAACGCTTCGACGACGGCGTCCTCGAACGCGAATTCACCCTCGGCGAGATCCCCGGCATCCTGTGGACGCCCGCGTCCGCGTCCGCATCCGCTCCGGTGCCGCTGATCCTGCTCGGCCACCCTCCCCTCGGGCTGCGCAGGATGCACCCCCGGCTGTTGGGCCGGGCCCGGCAGGCTGCGGCGGATGGCTTCGCCGCAGCGACCATCGAGCTTCCGGGAAGCGGGGACCGGCCCCGTATGCCCGCCGTCGAGCAGGCCCGCGCCGACATGCGCCGGGCGATGGAGGCCGGTGAGCCGGTCAGCGACGAGATCGTCGACGCCCTCGTCCTCCCGCTGGTCGACGCGGCGGTCCCGGAGTGGCAGGCCGCCCTGGACGCCCTCCTCGCGATGCCCGAGATCGACGGCCCGGTCGGGTACTCGGGGGGCGTGATGTCGATCGGTGTCCGGCTGACGGTGGTCGAGCCGCGCATCGTGGCCGCCTGTCTGTTCGCCGGTAGTTTCGTGCCCCGCGCCATGTTCGAGGAGGCCCGCCGGATCACCGTTCCGCTGCACGTCCTGCTCCAGTGGGACGACGAGGGGAACGACCGGCAGACGGCCCTGGACCTGTTCGACGCCTTCGGCTCCGAGGAGAAGACGCTGAACGCCAATATGGGCGGTCACACCGGCGTCCCGCAGTTCGCCGGGGACGCCGCGGGTCAGTTCTTCGCCCGGCACCTGAGGTGA
- a CDS encoding DUF3533 domain-containing protein — protein MRDAISTRAVLIMLGVLLLQLGFALSYMGAFHAPKPHRIPMVVVAPEPVEKELVARLNALEGDPLHVSAVADVAQARARLLDRRADAALVVAAVGRTDALLVASAGGPSAGDAATKVLQVVDTAQGRKIVVRDIRPPAAGDSRGLSSFYLVLSWTIGGYLAASALNMAAGSKRPTLHRVLVRLAAMVPYAFVSGIGGAIIVGPVLNCLPGAFWELVGIGTLVVFASGVVGVALQSLAGTIGLGLTILIFTILGNPSSGGVYPASLLPPFWRAIGQALPPGAGTTVVRNTVYFDGNATTAALWILGAWAFAGLAVAILSAALHGRRRPARAEPAETTA, from the coding sequence TTGCGCGACGCGATCTCGACGCGAGCCGTGCTCATCATGCTGGGCGTGCTTCTGCTCCAACTCGGATTTGCGCTTTCCTACATGGGCGCCTTTCACGCGCCGAAGCCTCATCGGATCCCGATGGTGGTCGTCGCGCCGGAGCCGGTGGAGAAGGAACTGGTGGCCCGGCTCAACGCGTTGGAGGGCGACCCCTTGCACGTCAGTGCGGTCGCGGACGTGGCTCAGGCCAGGGCCCGGCTCCTTGACCGACGGGCGGACGCCGCCCTTGTCGTCGCCGCGGTAGGACGCACCGACGCGCTGCTCGTCGCCTCGGCGGGCGGGCCGTCGGCAGGGGACGCCGCCACGAAGGTCCTGCAGGTGGTGGACACCGCGCAGGGCCGCAAGATCGTCGTGCGTGACATCCGGCCGCCCGCGGCGGGCGACTCGCGGGGCCTCTCGTCCTTCTACCTGGTCCTCAGCTGGACGATCGGCGGCTACCTCGCCGCATCGGCCCTGAACATGGCGGCCGGTTCCAAGCGTCCCACCCTCCACCGCGTCCTCGTACGGCTGGCGGCCATGGTGCCCTACGCCTTCGTCTCCGGCATCGGGGGCGCGATCATCGTCGGCCCCGTGCTGAACTGCCTGCCGGGCGCCTTCTGGGAGCTCGTCGGCATCGGCACACTGGTGGTGTTCGCCTCAGGAGTCGTGGGTGTGGCACTCCAGTCGCTGGCGGGCACGATCGGTCTGGGCCTGACCATTCTCATCTTCACCATTCTCGGCAACCCCAGCTCGGGCGGGGTGTACCCGGCGTCGTTGCTGCCGCCGTTCTGGCGCGCGATCGGACAGGCTCTCCCTCCCGGGGCCGGCACGACCGTGGTGCGCAACACCGTCTACTTCGACGGGAACGCCACCACCGCCGCCCTGTGGATCCTTGGTGCGTGGGCCTTCGCGGGACTCGCCGTAGCCATCCTGTCCGCCGCCCTGCACGGTCGGCGGCGGCCCGCACGCGCCGAGCCCGCCGAAACCACGGCCTGA
- a CDS encoding DUF1062 domain-containing protein — translation MLNTWFVMPTCLPLVVRRCHTCASESFRANGKFRVNANHKLLDAWLLALCTSCGETTKLTILERTHVRSVRPELLDRMHDNDPGLAAELLQDPVVRRRNHIALDWDDAWRLDTGGTDHLDREAIDVEVRFAARIPVRPARLIAEGCGLSRSEVERLITEGKLVSAVRLSGKLSGDFTFTLKR, via the coding sequence GTGCTCAACACCTGGTTTGTCATGCCCACTTGTCTGCCACTCGTCGTTCGCCGTTGCCACACGTGCGCGTCCGAGAGCTTCCGGGCGAACGGCAAGTTCCGCGTCAACGCGAACCACAAACTGCTCGACGCCTGGCTTCTCGCGCTCTGCACCTCATGCGGGGAGACCACCAAGCTCACGATCCTGGAGCGGACGCATGTGCGCTCCGTACGACCTGAGTTGCTGGACCGGATGCACGACAACGACCCCGGCCTGGCGGCCGAACTGCTCCAGGATCCGGTCGTGCGGCGGCGTAATCACATCGCTCTCGACTGGGACGACGCCTGGCGCCTCGACACGGGCGGAACGGATCACCTGGACCGCGAGGCGATCGACGTCGAGGTCCGCTTCGCGGCGCGGATCCCTGTCCGGCCGGCGCGGCTGATCGCCGAAGGCTGCGGTCTTTCGCGGTCCGAGGTCGAGCGACTGATCACGGAGGGGAAGCTCGTCTCGGCGGTCCGGCTGAGCGGCAAGCTCTCCGGCGACTTCACCTTCACGCTCAAGCGCTGA
- the sigJ gene encoding RNA polymerase sigma factor SigJ has translation MGTAGAAGTGADAIAGERRQLLNVAYRLLGSLAEAEDAVQEAYARWYALPRSRQDEIVSPGAWLSTVTGRICLDVLGSARARRERYVGAWLPEPLPDRTEWQHGRGTDLSDPADQMVLDESVTMAFLVVLESMTPAERVAFVLHDVFRYPFAEIADVLGRTSAACKQLAASARRRVRVAQAPVTAAGQADAVRHVKEAWESKNIAALVDLLDPAAVMTADGGGLVGTALRPVEGGALIAQYMVAIADRAPGLELLERSVNGAPGLVAQRGGVVMTVASFEVVDGRVSRIWVVRNPEKLRPWLEA, from the coding sequence ATGGGGACGGCGGGGGCGGCGGGAACAGGTGCCGACGCGATAGCCGGTGAGCGGCGCCAACTGCTGAATGTGGCTTACCGGTTGCTGGGTTCACTGGCCGAGGCCGAGGACGCCGTGCAGGAGGCCTACGCGCGCTGGTACGCACTGCCCCGAAGCCGGCAGGACGAGATCGTGTCCCCGGGCGCCTGGCTGTCGACCGTGACCGGCCGCATCTGTCTGGACGTGCTCGGCTCGGCGCGGGCCCGGCGTGAACGGTATGTCGGCGCGTGGCTGCCCGAGCCGCTGCCCGACCGCACCGAGTGGCAGCACGGGCGTGGCACCGATCTCTCCGACCCGGCCGACCAGATGGTCCTGGACGAATCGGTGACCATGGCCTTCCTCGTCGTACTGGAGTCGATGACGCCCGCCGAGCGGGTGGCGTTCGTCCTGCACGACGTCTTCCGGTATCCCTTCGCCGAGATCGCCGACGTCCTCGGCCGGACCTCCGCGGCGTGCAAGCAGCTCGCGGCCTCCGCCCGTCGGCGCGTACGCGTCGCGCAGGCCCCGGTGACGGCGGCCGGGCAGGCCGACGCGGTGCGGCACGTCAAGGAGGCGTGGGAGAGCAAGAACATCGCGGCCCTCGTCGACCTCCTCGACCCGGCCGCCGTGATGACCGCCGACGGCGGCGGCCTGGTCGGCACCGCGCTGCGCCCGGTCGAGGGCGGGGCACTCATCGCCCAGTACATGGTCGCCATCGCCGACCGGGCCCCCGGGCTCGAACTCCTGGAGCGGTCGGTCAACGGGGCGCCGGGACTGGTGGCTCAGCGGGGCGGCGTCGTCATGACCGTCGCCTCGTTCGAGGTCGTCGACGGGCGCGTCAGCCGGATCTGGGTGGTCCGCAATCCGGAGAAGCTGCGGCCTTGGCTGGAGGCGTAA
- a CDS encoding dihydrofolate reductase family protein, translating to MTTTYTFDVFSSLDGFGGASGDWTGYWGKQGPELLDHRLGLYRDEQRMVFGANTYRLFAQMLAESTEDSDVRDPWVTRMRSLPATVVSTTLEGPLDWPDATVAHGDALDVVARLKKESDVPLRSHGSLSMNRALMAAGLVDRVQVTLFPVITGRTGADPIFKGAADFDLELIEQRTLDGDIQELTYRPTLHA from the coding sequence ATGACCACCACCTACACGTTCGACGTCTTCTCCAGCCTCGACGGCTTCGGCGGCGCCAGCGGCGACTGGACGGGTTACTGGGGCAAGCAGGGCCCGGAGCTCCTCGACCACCGCCTCGGCCTGTACCGGGACGAGCAGCGGATGGTCTTCGGCGCCAACACGTACCGGCTGTTCGCGCAGATGCTGGCGGAGAGCACCGAGGATTCCGACGTACGCGACCCTTGGGTGACCCGGATGAGGAGCCTGCCGGCCACGGTGGTGTCGACCACGCTGGAAGGCCCTCTCGACTGGCCGGACGCGACCGTCGCGCACGGCGACGCCCTCGACGTCGTCGCCCGGCTCAAGAAGGAGTCCGACGTTCCGTTGCGCTCGCACGGCAGCCTGTCGATGAACCGGGCGCTGATGGCGGCCGGCCTGGTCGATCGCGTCCAGGTGACGCTCTTCCCCGTGATCACGGGACGGACGGGGGCGGACCCGATCTTCAAGGGAGCGGCCGACTTCGACCTCGAACTGATCGAGCAGCGCACGCTCGACGGTGACATCCAGGAGCTCACCTACCGCCCCACGCTGCATGCCTGA
- a CDS encoding TetR-like C-terminal domain-containing protein yields MDEPKESGRRGRGRRPAAEVRETVLETAGAMLFETGLTGITFEKVAARAGASKMTLYKWWPSPGALAFEAYYTAVEDTLAFADTGDVERDLTAQLHSFVGLLTAPATGHVIAQLAGASQTDPALADALAQHYTHPRRRLAVDRLTRAQRAGQIRAEVDPQVVVDQLWGACYHRLLLPDEPLDTAFADALIDNLLRGIRG; encoded by the coding sequence GTGGACGAACCGAAGGAGTCCGGCAGGCGCGGCCGCGGCCGCCGCCCGGCCGCGGAAGTGCGGGAGACCGTCCTGGAGACGGCCGGCGCGATGCTGTTCGAGACGGGGCTGACCGGGATCACCTTCGAGAAGGTGGCCGCCCGCGCCGGCGCGAGCAAGATGACGCTCTACAAGTGGTGGCCCTCACCGGGGGCCCTGGCCTTCGAGGCCTACTACACGGCCGTCGAGGACACCCTCGCGTTCGCGGACACGGGTGACGTCGAGCGCGACCTCACGGCCCAGCTCCACTCCTTCGTCGGTCTGCTCACCGCCCCGGCCACCGGCCATGTGATCGCCCAGCTCGCCGGTGCGTCGCAGACCGACCCCGCCCTGGCCGACGCCCTCGCACAGCACTACACCCACCCGCGCCGCCGCCTGGCGGTGGACCGGCTCACCCGCGCGCAGCGCGCGGGCCAGATCCGCGCCGAGGTCGATCCCCAGGTGGTCGTGGACCAGCTCTGGGGCGCCTGCTACCACCGGCTGCTGCTGCCGGACGAGCCGCTCGACACCGCCTTCGCCGACGCCCTGATCGACAACCTTCTGCGCGGCATCCGGGGGTGA
- a CDS encoding SDR family oxidoreductase — MNPTAESAESAGTAESAGTTEPAATAEASSAAASAPRVAVVVGASGGIGRAVAERLASDGLAVVVHYGRDKSRADEVVAAVEAAGGVATAVGGDVADEDAMAALFATAEQRYGGVDVVVNTAGIMLLAPIAELALSDFDRMHRINVRGTFVVSQLAARTLRPGGALINFSTSVTRLQQPTYGAYAATKGAVEAMTLILARELKGRDVTVNAVAPGPTATPLFLEGKPEEVVDAIASRTPLERLGTPADIAEAVAFLAGPGRWINGQVLYANGGIA, encoded by the coding sequence ATGAACCCCACCGCAGAATCCGCAGAATCCGCAGGAACCGCAGAATCCGCAGGAACCACAGAGCCCGCGGCAACCGCAGAAGCCTCATCCGCCGCCGCGTCCGCGCCCCGCGTCGCGGTCGTCGTCGGCGCCTCCGGCGGCATCGGCCGCGCCGTCGCCGAGCGCCTCGCGTCGGACGGGCTCGCCGTGGTGGTGCACTACGGCCGGGACAAGTCCCGCGCCGACGAGGTCGTCGCCGCCGTCGAGGCGGCCGGCGGGGTCGCGACCGCGGTCGGCGGCGATGTCGCCGACGAGGACGCGATGGCCGCACTCTTCGCGACGGCCGAGCAGCGGTACGGCGGCGTCGACGTGGTCGTGAACACGGCCGGAATCATGCTCCTGGCCCCGATCGCCGAGCTCGCTCTCTCCGACTTCGACCGCATGCACCGCATCAACGTCCGCGGCACCTTCGTCGTGTCCCAGCTCGCCGCCCGCACGCTCCGGCCCGGCGGCGCCCTCATCAACTTCTCGACGTCGGTGACCCGGCTGCAGCAGCCCACCTACGGGGCCTACGCCGCCACGAAGGGCGCCGTCGAGGCGATGACGCTGATCCTGGCCCGCGAGCTGAAGGGCCGCGACGTCACGGTGAACGCGGTCGCGCCCGGCCCGACCGCAACCCCCCTCTTCCTGGAGGGGAAGCCGGAGGAGGTCGTCGACGCGATCGCTTCCCGTACCCCGCTGGAGCGCCTCGGGACCCCCGCCGACATCGCCGAAGCCGTCGCGTTCCTCGCCGGTCCGGGCCGCTGGATCAACGGGCAGGTCCTGTACGCGAACGGCGGGATCGCCTGA
- a CDS encoding GNAT family N-acetyltransferase, producing MNDRPQSAAEFEIRAARTDDAAETDRLYDICLRTAASGKDATGSFEDPRLPGDIFTGPYLRYAPDLAWVLARAGEPASGYVLGVADTVAFEETLEREWWPALRARHSGAPSREGSADAFARKWIDRPPTASADVVAAYPAHLHIDLLPEAQGGGNGSRLIHTLLGALRTRGVPGVHLGVGKANAAAVGFYRHLGFEELVEEPGAFVLGMNLQG from the coding sequence GTGAACGACCGTCCGCAATCAGCCGCAGAGTTCGAGATTCGCGCCGCCCGCACCGATGACGCGGCGGAGACCGACCGGCTCTACGACATCTGCCTGCGCACCGCGGCATCGGGCAAGGACGCGACGGGCTCCTTCGAGGACCCACGCCTCCCCGGCGACATCTTCACCGGCCCCTATCTCCGTTACGCCCCCGATCTCGCCTGGGTTCTCGCCCGCGCGGGCGAGCCCGCCTCCGGATACGTCCTCGGCGTCGCCGACACCGTCGCGTTCGAGGAGACCCTCGAACGGGAGTGGTGGCCCGCACTCCGCGCCCGGCACAGCGGCGCACCGAGCCGCGAAGGGTCGGCCGACGCCTTCGCCCGGAAGTGGATCGACCGTCCCCCTACCGCGTCGGCCGATGTGGTGGCCGCGTACCCCGCCCATCTGCACATCGACCTCCTGCCCGAGGCGCAGGGCGGCGGCAACGGGTCCCGTCTGATACACACCCTGCTCGGAGCCCTGCGCACCCGTGGCGTCCCCGGCGTCCACCTCGGCGTGGGCAAGGCGAACGCCGCTGCGGTCGGCTTCTACCGGCACCTCGGCTTCGAGGAACTCGTGGAGGAACCGGGCGCGTTCGTCCTGGGCATGAACCTTCAGGGATGA